A section of the Macaca thibetana thibetana isolate TM-01 chromosome 10, ASM2454274v1, whole genome shotgun sequence genome encodes:
- the MCHR1 gene encoding melanin-concentrating hormone receptor 1, giving the protein MSVRAAKEGVGRAVGLGGGSGCQAAEEDPLPDCGACAPGQGGRRWRLPQPAWVEGSSARLWEPATGTGWMDLEASLLPTGPNTSNTSDGPNNLTSAGSPPRSGSVSYINIIMPSVFGTICLLGIIGNSMVIFAVVKKSKLHWCNNVPDIFIINLSVVDLLFLLGMPFMIHQLMGNGVWHFGETMCTLITAMDANSQFTSTYILTAMAIDRYLATVHPISSTKFRKPSVATLVICLLWALSFISITPVWLYARLIPFPGGAVGCGIRLPNPDTDLYWFTLYQFFLAFALPFVVITAAYVRILQRMTSSVAPASQRSIRLRTKRVTRTAIAICLVFFVCWAPYYVLQLTQLSISRPTLTFVYLYNAAISLGYANSCLNPFVYIVLCETFRKRLVLSVKPAAQGQLRAVSNAQTADEERTESKGT; this is encoded by the exons ATGTCAGTGAGAGCCGCGAAGGAGGGAGTAGGGAGGGCAGTTGGGCTTGGAGGCGGCAGCGGCTGCCAGGCTGCCGAGGAAGACCCCCTTCCCGACTGCGGGGCTTGCGCTCCTGGACAAGGTGGCAGGCGCTGGAGGCTGCCGCAGCCTGCGTGGGTGGAGGGGAGCTCAGCTCGGTTGTGGGAGCCGGCGACCGGCACTGGCTGGATGGACCTGGAAGCCTCGCTGCTGCCCACTGGTCCCAACACCAGCAACACCTCTGATGGCCCCAATAACCTCACCTCGGCAG GATCACCTCCTCGCTCAGGGAGCGTCTCCTACATCAACATCATCATGCCTTCGGTGTTCGGCACCATCTGCCTCCTGGGCATCATCGGGAACTCCATGGTCATCTTCGCGGTCGTGAAGAAGTCCAAGCTGCACTGGTGCAACAATGTCCCCGACATCTTCATCATCAACCTCTCGGTGGTGGatctcctctttctcctgggcATGCCCTTCATGATCCACCAGCTCATGGGCAATGGGGTGTGGCACTTTGGGGAGACCATGTGCACCCTCATCACGGCCATGGATGCCAATAGTCAGTTCACCAGCACCTACATCCTGACCGCCATGGCCATTGACCGCTACCTGGCCACCGTCCACCCCATCTCTTCCACAAAGTTCCGGAAGCCCTCTGTGGCCACCCTGGTGATCTGCCTCCTGTGGGCCCTCTCCTTCATCAGCATCACCCCCGTGTGGTTGTATGCCAGACTCATCCCCTTCCCAGGAGGTGCAGTGGGCTGCGGCATCCGCCTGCCCAACCCGGACACTGACCTTTACTGGTTCACCCTGTACCAGTTTTTCCTGGCCTTTGCCCTGCCCTTCGTGGTCATCACGGCCGCATACGTGAGGATCCTGCAGCGCATGACGTCCTCAGTGGCCCCCGCCTCCCAGCGCAGCATCCGGCTGCGGACAAAGAGGGTGACCCGCACAGCCATCGCCATCTGCCTGGTCTTCTTTGTGTGCTGGGCACCCTACTATGTGCTACAGCTGACCCAGTTGTCCATCAGCCGCCCGACCCTCACCTTTGTCTACCTGTACAATGCGGCCATCAGCTTGGGCTACGCCAACAGCTGCCTCAACCCCTTTGTGTACATTGTGCTCTGCGAGACGTTCCGCAAACGCTTGGTCCTTTCGGTGAAGCCTGCAGCCCAGGGGCAGCTTCGCGCTGTCAGCAACGCTCAGACGGCTGACGAGGAGAGGACAGAAAGCAAAGGTACCTGA